The following coding sequences lie in one Sorghum bicolor cultivar BTx623 chromosome 6, Sorghum_bicolor_NCBIv3, whole genome shotgun sequence genomic window:
- the LOC110436435 gene encoding predicted GPI-anchored protein 58 produces the protein MAPPPSSAPSIQQDREPLGLPFTEPPTTAGPAASMASPPSHDAAEPLDAPRRRAPSPRTRRRDAASATRLALGASVSRTEPRRCRSRGRATAPPRRHGGASRDVARAASSPAQTTSTPSTRRHGAPSKPRTPSRRPLHLRSALATSTAPSPLSATPCPCSTPTAPQPASASNCLDAAGALDAQPSSTAATTSPSSPEQQQLGHVSVGLPRHAANITEHPIRSAPSSVPDRDPKPVNCKVETPPKP, from the coding sequence ATGGCGCCGCCACCCTCCTCTGCCCCCTCCATCCAACAGGACCGCGAGCCCCTCGGCCTCCCCTTCACCGAGCCACCTACCACGGCCGGCCCTGCTGCGTCCATGGCTTCGCCCCCGAGCCACGACGCTGCCGAGCCCCTTGACGCCCCGCGGCGCCGAGCCCCGTCCCCGCGCACCCGCCGTCGCGACGCCGCGTCCGCGACACGCCTCGCCCTCGGCGCCTCGGTGTCGCGCACCGAGCCACGACGCTGCCGGAGCCGTGGCCGCGCCACCGCCCCACCTCGTCGCCACGGGGGGGCCAGCCGCGACGTCGCCCGCGCCGCGTCGAGCCCCGCCCAGACGACCTCGACGCCGAGCACCCGCCGCCATGGAGCGCCCTCGAAGCCGCGGACGCCATCTCGCCGACCGCTTCACCTCCGCTCTGCCCTCGCGACGTCGACCGCGCCCTCGCCGTTGTCCGCAACGCCGTGCCCTTGTTCGACCCCGACCGCGCCCCAGCCTGCCTCTGCGTCGAACTGCCTCGACGCCGCCGGAGCTCTCGACGCCCAGCCGTCTTCGACCGCGGCCACAACCTCGCCTTCGAGCcccgagcagcagcagctcggcCACGTCTCCGTCGGACTGCCTCGCCACGCCGCGAACATCACCGAGCACCCGatacgctctgcaccgagctccGTCCCCGATCGTGACCCGAAGCCCGTCAACTGCAAGGTCGAAACCCCCCCAAAACCCTAG